The Pseudomonas sp. FP2309 genome has a window encoding:
- a CDS encoding TatD family hydrolase yields the protein MELIDTHTHLDFPDFDTDRREVLARSREVGVRRMVVLGVYQQNWQRVWDLVQADEGLFAAFGLHPVYLEEHRPADLTALGDWLNRLRGHRQLCAVGEIGLDYFLEHLDRERQQTLFEAQLQLALDFQLPALLHVRRSHAAVIATLKRIRLPRGGIIHAFAGSREEAREYIKLGFKLGLGGAATWPQALRMHKVLAQLPLDAVVLETDSPDMAPAMYAGQRNSPLHLPAICTALAEHMGTHPSLLAEASTRNACELFNW from the coding sequence GTGGAGCTGATCGACACCCACACCCACCTGGACTTTCCGGACTTCGATACCGACCGCCGCGAAGTCCTCGCCCGCAGTCGCGAAGTGGGTGTGCGACGTATGGTGGTATTGGGGGTGTATCAGCAAAATTGGCAGCGTGTGTGGGACCTGGTGCAGGCCGATGAGGGTTTGTTCGCCGCCTTTGGCCTGCACCCGGTGTACCTCGAAGAGCACCGTCCTGCCGACCTGACGGCACTGGGCGACTGGCTCAATCGCCTGCGTGGCCACCGGCAACTGTGCGCAGTGGGTGAGATCGGCCTGGATTACTTCCTTGAACACCTGGACCGTGAGCGCCAGCAAACCCTGTTCGAGGCCCAGTTGCAGTTGGCGCTGGATTTCCAACTGCCGGCACTGCTGCACGTGCGCCGCAGTCATGCGGCGGTTATCGCCACTCTCAAGCGCATCCGCCTGCCCCGAGGCGGTATCATCCACGCCTTCGCCGGCAGCCGCGAAGAAGCCCGCGAATACATCAAGCTGGGCTTCAAACTCGGCCTGGGCGGCGCCGCCACCTGGCCCCAGGCACTGCGTATGCACAAGGTGCTGGCGCAACTGCCGCTGGACGCGGTGGTACTGGAAACCGACTCACCGGATATGGCACCCGCCATGTATGCAGGCCAACGCAATAGCCCGTTGCATCTGCCAGCGATCTGCACGGCGCTGGCCGAACACATGGGCACCCACCCGTCATTGCTGGCCGAGGCGAGCACACGCAACGCGTGCGAGCTGTTCAATTGGTAA
- the cra gene encoding catabolite repressor/activator yields the protein MKLSDIARLAGVSVTTASYVINGKAEQQRISNATVERVRAVVEAHGFTPNPQAAGLRSRHTRTLGFILPDLENPSYARIAKLLEQGARARGYQLLIASSDDKADSERQLLQLFRARRCDALFVASCLPAGDDSYCELQAKGLPVIAIDRVMEPGQFCSVVSDDRQACQQLTSSLLQPLPKQIVLIGARPELSISGERAAGFREALQGFTGEVIVEHGEAFSRDCGRQLMEHLLQQLGHLPDALVTTSYVLLQGVFDALHDFPLKSRPLRLGTFGDTQLLDFLPLPVNAMAQQHQLIADTALRLALAAIEEEHYQPGVHAIGRTFKQRIVEA from the coding sequence TTGAAACTCAGTGATATAGCACGCCTGGCCGGTGTATCCGTCACCACTGCCAGCTATGTGATCAATGGCAAGGCCGAACAGCAGCGCATCAGCAACGCCACCGTTGAACGGGTGCGTGCCGTGGTCGAGGCCCATGGTTTTACTCCCAACCCCCAGGCCGCAGGGCTGCGCAGTCGGCACACGCGCACCTTGGGTTTTATCCTGCCGGACCTGGAAAACCCCAGTTACGCACGTATTGCCAAGCTATTGGAACAGGGCGCGCGCGCGCGCGGCTATCAATTGCTGATCGCCAGCTCCGACGACAAGGCGGACAGCGAGCGCCAACTGCTGCAACTGTTTCGCGCGCGGCGCTGCGATGCGTTGTTCGTGGCCAGCTGCCTGCCCGCCGGCGACGACAGTTATTGCGAGTTGCAAGCCAAGGGTCTGCCGGTGATCGCCATCGACCGGGTGATGGAGCCGGGGCAGTTCTGTTCGGTGGTCAGCGATGACCGCCAGGCTTGCCAGCAATTGACCAGCAGCCTGCTGCAACCGCTGCCCAAGCAAATCGTGCTGATTGGCGCACGCCCCGAACTGAGCATCAGCGGGGAACGTGCCGCTGGTTTCCGTGAAGCCTTGCAGGGGTTCACTGGTGAGGTGATCGTCGAACACGGCGAGGCCTTCAGTCGCGACTGCGGTCGGCAACTGATGGAGCACCTCCTTCAGCAATTGGGGCATTTGCCCGACGCGCTGGTGACTACGTCCTACGTGCTGTTGCAGGGCGTGTTCGACGCGCTGCATGACTTCCCGCTCAAGTCGCGCCCACTGCGCCTGGGCACCTTTGGTGACACCCAGCTGCTGGACTTCCTGCCGCTGCCGGTCAACGCCATGGCGCAGCAACATCAGTTGATCGCCGATACCGCCCTGCGCCTGGCCCTGGCGGCCATTGAAGAAGAGCACTACCAGCCGGGCGTGCACGCCATCGGCCGGACCTTCAAGCAGCGCATTGTCGAGGCGTAA
- the ptsP gene encoding phosphoenolpyruvate--protein phosphotransferase, translating into MLELTVEQISIGQVAVDKSAALHLLADKLVADGLVAEGYLSGLQAREAQGSTFLGQGIAIPHGTPETRDQVFSTGVRLLQFPEGVDWGDGQIVYLAIGIAAQSDEHLRLLQLLTRALGETDLGQALRRAATAEALLKLLQGAPQELALDAQMISLGVSADDFEELVWRGARLLRQADCVSNGFAAVLQQVDALPLGDGLWWLHSEQTVKRPGLAFVTPDKPMRYLGQPLNGLFCLASLGEAHQALLERLCALLIEGRGQELGRATSSRAVLEVLGGELPPDWPSARITLANAHGLHARPAKILAQLAKSFDGDIRVRIIDGPAGAVSVKSLSKLLSLGARRGQVLEFIAEPTIAGDALPALLASVEEGLGEEVEPLPTAAAQPEVLDTEPVLSAPPAGSQVQAIAAAPGIAIGPAHIQVQHVFDYPLRGESSATERQRLQAALADVRRDIQGLIERNPAKAIREIFITHQEMLDDPELTDDVDTRLKQGESAEAAWMSVIEAAAKQQESLQDALLAERAADLRDVGRRVLAQLCGVESAQEPSEPYILVMDEVGPSDVARLDPARVAGILTARGGATAHSAIVARALGIPALVGAGSAVLLLASGTPLLLDGQRGRLHVDPDAATLQRATVERDTREQRLQAASAQRHEPALTRDGHAVEVFANIGESAGVAGAVEQGAEGIGLLRTELIFMAHPQAPDEATQEAEYRRVLDGLGGRPLVVRTLDVGGDKPLPYWPIAEEENPFLGVRGIRLTLQRPQIMEAQLRALLRSADNRPLRIMFPMVGSVEEWRAARDMTERLRLEIPVADLQLGIMIEVPSAALLAPVLAREVDFFSVGTNDLTQYTLAIDRGHPTLSAQADGLHPAVLQLIDITVRAAHAHGKWVGVCGELAADPLAVPVLVGLGVDELSVSARSIPEVKARVREFSLSQAQGLAQKALAVGSPAEVRALVEAL; encoded by the coding sequence ATGCTTGAGCTCACTGTAGAGCAGATATCCATTGGCCAGGTGGCTGTGGATAAATCTGCTGCCTTGCACCTGCTCGCTGACAAACTGGTGGCCGATGGCCTGGTCGCCGAAGGGTATCTCAGCGGTTTGCAAGCCCGTGAAGCCCAAGGCTCGACCTTTCTCGGCCAAGGTATTGCCATCCCCCACGGCACCCCTGAAACCCGCGACCAAGTGTTCTCGACGGGCGTGCGCCTGTTGCAGTTCCCCGAGGGGGTGGACTGGGGCGACGGTCAGATCGTCTACCTGGCAATCGGCATTGCGGCCCAATCCGACGAACATTTGCGCCTGCTGCAACTGCTCACCCGTGCCCTCGGTGAGACCGACCTGGGTCAGGCCCTGCGCCGTGCCGCGACCGCCGAGGCGCTGTTGAAACTGCTGCAAGGCGCGCCACAGGAGCTGGCACTCGACGCGCAGATGATCAGCCTGGGCGTGTCCGCCGACGACTTCGAGGAATTGGTGTGGCGCGGTGCACGCCTTCTGCGTCAGGCCGACTGTGTGAGCAACGGGTTTGCCGCGGTGTTGCAGCAGGTGGACGCATTGCCCTTGGGCGATGGCCTGTGGTGGTTGCACAGTGAACAGACGGTCAAGCGCCCCGGCCTTGCGTTCGTCACACCGGACAAACCCATGCGTTACCTCGGCCAGCCACTCAATGGCCTGTTCTGCCTGGCCAGCCTGGGCGAAGCGCATCAGGCGTTGTTGGAGCGCCTGTGCGCCCTGTTGATTGAAGGCCGTGGCCAGGAACTGGGCCGCGCCACCAGCAGCCGCGCGGTGCTCGAAGTGCTCGGCGGCGAACTGCCGCCAGACTGGCCGAGCGCGCGTATCACCCTGGCCAACGCCCACGGCCTGCATGCACGGCCGGCGAAGATTCTCGCGCAATTGGCGAAAAGTTTTGACGGCGATATTCGCGTGCGCATCATTGATGGCCCGGCCGGCGCCGTGTCGGTCAAAAGCCTGAGCAAGTTGCTCAGCCTGGGCGCGCGTCGCGGCCAGGTGCTGGAGTTTATCGCCGAGCCAACGATTGCCGGTGATGCACTGCCCGCGCTGCTGGCGTCGGTAGAAGAGGGGTTGGGCGAAGAAGTCGAGCCGCTGCCGACCGCAGCGGCCCAGCCCGAGGTGCTCGATACCGAGCCGGTACTCAGCGCGCCGCCGGCCGGCAGCCAGGTGCAGGCCATCGCCGCCGCGCCGGGCATTGCCATCGGCCCTGCGCACATCCAGGTCCAGCACGTCTTCGACTACCCCCTGCGCGGTGAGTCCTCGGCCACCGAGCGCCAGCGCCTGCAAGCTGCCCTGGCAGATGTGCGCCGGGATATCCAGGGCCTGATCGAGCGCAATCCGGCCAAGGCGATCCGCGAGATTTTCATCACCCACCAGGAAATGCTCGACGACCCGGAACTGACCGACGACGTCGACACCCGCCTCAAGCAAGGCGAAAGCGCCGAAGCGGCGTGGATGAGCGTGATCGAAGCCGCCGCCAAACAGCAGGAGTCGTTGCAGGATGCGTTGCTCGCCGAGCGTGCCGCCGACCTGCGTGATGTCGGTCGTCGTGTGCTGGCGCAACTGTGCGGCGTCGAAAGCGCCCAGGAGCCCAGCGAGCCTTACATCCTGGTGATGGACGAAGTCGGTCCGTCCGACGTCGCCCGCCTCGACCCGGCGCGTGTCGCCGGCATCCTCACCGCCCGTGGCGGCGCCACCGCACACAGCGCCATTGTTGCGCGTGCCCTGGGTATCCCTGCGCTGGTGGGTGCCGGTTCGGCAGTATTGCTGCTGGCCTCGGGTACACCCTTGCTGCTCGATGGCCAGCGCGGCCGCCTGCATGTGGACCCCGATGCCGCGACCCTGCAACGCGCCACCGTCGAGCGCGACACCCGCGAACAACGCCTGCAGGCCGCGTCCGCGCAACGCCACGAACCGGCCCTGACCCGTGACGGTCACGCCGTGGAAGTGTTCGCCAACATCGGCGAAAGCGCCGGTGTGGCCGGTGCGGTGGAGCAGGGCGCCGAAGGCATCGGCTTGCTGCGTACCGAACTGATTTTCATGGCCCACCCCCAGGCCCCGGACGAAGCCACCCAGGAAGCCGAATACCGCCGCGTCCTCGACGGCCTCGGCGGGCGTCCGCTGGTGGTGCGGACCCTCGACGTGGGCGGCGATAAACCCTTGCCGTACTGGCCGATTGCCGAGGAAGAAAACCCCTTCCTCGGCGTGCGCGGCATTCGCCTGACCTTGCAACGCCCGCAGATCATGGAAGCCCAACTGCGCGCGCTGCTGCGTTCGGCGGACAACCGCCCGCTGCGCATCATGTTCCCCATGGTCGGCAGCGTGGAGGAGTGGCGCGCGGCCCGGGACATGACCGAGCGCCTGCGCCTGGAAATTCCGGTGGCTGACCTGCAACTGGGGATCATGATCGAAGTGCCTTCGGCCGCGCTGCTGGCGCCGGTGCTGGCCAGGGAAGTCGACTTCTTCAGCGTCGGTACCAACGACCTGACCCAGTACACCCTGGCCATCGACCGTGGTCACCCGACCCTGTCGGCCCAGGCCGACGGCCTGCACCCGGCGGTATTGCAACTGATCGACATCACCGTGCGCGCGGCCCATGCCCATGGCAAATGGGTTGGTGTGTGCGGCGAGCTGGCGGCGGACCCGTTGGCGGTGCCGGTGCTGGTCGGCCTGGGTGTGGATGAGTTGAGCGTGTCGGCCCGCAGCATTCCTGAAGTGAAGGCGCGGGTGCGTGAATTCAGTCTGAGCCAGGCCCAGGGCCTGGCGCAAAAAGCACTGGCGGTGGGTTCCCCCGCCGAAGTGCGTGCCCTTGTGGAGGCCTTGTAA
- the pfkB gene encoding 1-phosphofructokinase codes for MARILTLTLNPALDLTVRLAHLQLGEVNRSETLLTHAAGKGVNVAQVLADLGHQVSVGGFLGEANPEAFDALIASRGFGDAFIRVPGETRSNIKIAEQDGRITDINAPGPLVSEAAQAQLLESLAGIAAEFDAVVVAGSLPRGVSPQWFQALLQTLKSLGLKVALDTSGEALRAGLKAGPWMVKPNTEELAEALHNATDAISQLHQQGVEHVVVSDGAAGVSWYSPGATLHATPPKVTVASTVGAGDSLLAGMLHGLLSGEAPEQTLRRATAIAAMAVTQIGFGISDDAQLARLESGVAVRTLTEQ; via the coding sequence ATGGCAAGGATTCTGACCCTGACGCTGAACCCGGCGTTGGACCTCACGGTACGTCTGGCGCACCTGCAACTGGGTGAAGTCAACCGTAGCGAAACCTTGCTGACCCATGCCGCGGGCAAAGGCGTGAACGTGGCGCAGGTCTTGGCGGACCTGGGCCATCAGGTGAGCGTGGGTGGTTTTCTGGGTGAGGCGAACCCCGAAGCGTTCGACGCGCTCATCGCCAGTCGCGGGTTTGGCGACGCGTTTATTCGTGTCCCCGGTGAAACCCGCAGCAATATCAAGATCGCCGAGCAGGACGGGCGCATCACCGACATCAATGCGCCGGGGCCGCTGGTGAGTGAGGCGGCGCAGGCACAGTTGCTCGAATCGCTCGCTGGCATCGCTGCCGAGTTCGATGCAGTGGTGGTGGCCGGCAGCCTGCCGCGCGGCGTCAGCCCGCAATGGTTCCAGGCACTGCTGCAGACCCTGAAAAGCCTTGGCCTGAAGGTCGCTCTGGACACCAGCGGCGAAGCGCTGCGCGCCGGGTTGAAGGCGGGCCCATGGATGGTCAAACCCAACACTGAAGAACTGGCCGAAGCGCTGCATAACGCCACCGACGCCATCAGCCAACTGCATCAACAGGGCGTGGAACATGTGGTGGTCTCCGACGGGGCGGCCGGCGTGAGCTGGTACAGCCCAGGTGCAACCCTGCATGCCACGCCGCCAAAGGTGACGGTGGCCAGCACTGTCGGCGCCGGTGACTCGTTGCTGGCCGGCATGCTCCACGGCCTGCTCAGCGGCGAAGCACCCGAACAGACCCTGCGCCGCGCGACTGCGATTGCGGCGATGGCGGTCACGCAGATCGGTTTTGGTATCAGCGATGACGCGCAGTTGGCGCGTCTCGAAAGCGGCGTCGCTGTGCGCACGCTGACCGAACAATAA
- a CDS encoding PTS fructose-like transporter subunit IIB, producing MKLAIVTACPNGMVTSVLCARLLDAAAQRQGWSTSVEVVDVQHPERALSQATLEAAEWVLLVSSTPVDMQRFVGKRVFQSTPAVALADVEAILRRGAEEAQVYVASQAPLATKNAPRIVAITACPTGVAHTFMAAEALQQTAKRLGYDLQVETQGSVGARTPLSPEAIANADVVLLAADIEVATERFAGKKIYRCGTGVALKQSEATLNKALAEGAVESAASGAVAKPEKTGVYKHLLTGVSFMLPMVVAGGLLIALSFAFGIHAFEQQGTLAAALKSVGNSAFTLMVPLLAGYIAYSIADRPGIAPGMIGGLLAGTLGAGFIGGIFAGFLAGYAVKLITRAVRLPQSMEALKPILIIPLLASLFTGLAMIYLVGPPVARMLTGLTDFLSTMGTTNAVLLGILLGGMMCVDLGGPINKAAYAFSVGLLAASSGAPMAATMAAGMVPPIGMGIATFLARRKFAQTEREAGKAAMILGLCFISEGAIPFAAKDPLRVIPACIAGGALTGALSMYFGCVLAAPHGGLFVLVIPNAINHALLYLLAIVAGSLVTGLVYALIKRPEAVDLAVAPVS from the coding sequence ATGAAGTTAGCCATTGTTACTGCCTGCCCCAACGGCATGGTCACCAGTGTGCTGTGCGCCCGCTTGTTGGACGCCGCCGCGCAACGCCAGGGCTGGAGCACCAGCGTCGAAGTGGTGGACGTGCAGCATCCCGAGCGTGCGTTGTCCCAAGCGACCCTCGAGGCCGCCGAGTGGGTATTGCTGGTGAGCAGCACCCCGGTGGACATGCAGCGTTTTGTCGGCAAACGCGTGTTCCAGAGCACCCCGGCCGTGGCGCTGGCGGATGTCGAAGCGATCTTGCGCCGGGGCGCCGAAGAGGCCCAGGTGTATGTGGCCAGCCAAGCCCCGCTGGCGACAAAAAATGCCCCGCGTATCGTGGCGATCACGGCCTGCCCGACCGGCGTCGCCCACACGTTCATGGCGGCCGAAGCCTTGCAACAAACCGCCAAGCGCCTGGGTTACGACTTGCAGGTCGAGACCCAAGGCTCGGTAGGCGCCCGTACACCATTGAGTCCCGAGGCCATTGCCAACGCGGATGTGGTGTTGCTGGCCGCCGATATCGAAGTGGCCACTGAGCGCTTCGCCGGCAAGAAGATTTACCGCTGCGGTACTGGCGTTGCGCTCAAGCAGTCCGAGGCGACCCTCAACAAAGCCCTGGCCGAAGGGGCGGTGGAAAGCGCCGCCAGCGGTGCCGTGGCCAAGCCAGAAAAAACCGGTGTGTACAAACACCTGCTCACCGGGGTGTCGTTCATGCTGCCGATGGTGGTGGCGGGCGGGCTGTTGATCGCCTTGTCGTTTGCGTTCGGTATTCATGCATTTGAACAGCAAGGCACGTTGGCGGCCGCGTTGAAATCTGTCGGCAACAGCGCCTTTACGTTGATGGTGCCGCTGCTGGCGGGTTATATCGCGTACTCGATTGCCGACCGCCCCGGCATCGCGCCGGGCATGATCGGCGGCCTGTTGGCCGGCACCTTGGGCGCGGGGTTCATCGGCGGTATCTTTGCCGGTTTCCTGGCTGGCTACGCCGTCAAGTTGATCACCCGCGCGGTGCGTTTGCCGCAAAGCATGGAGGCGCTTAAGCCGATCCTGATCATCCCGTTGCTGGCGAGCCTGTTCACCGGCCTGGCGATGATCTACCTGGTCGGCCCGCCTGTGGCGCGCATGCTCACCGGGCTGACCGACTTTCTCAGCACCATGGGCACCACCAACGCGGTGCTGCTGGGCATCCTGCTGGGCGGCATGATGTGTGTGGACCTGGGCGGGCCGATCAACAAGGCGGCCTATGCGTTTTCGGTGGGGTTGCTGGCAGCCTCCAGCGGCGCGCCGATGGCTGCGACCATGGCCGCCGGCATGGTGCCGCCGATCGGCATGGGCATCGCCACGTTCCTGGCGCGGCGTAAGTTTGCCCAGACCGAGCGCGAAGCCGGCAAGGCCGCGATGATTCTCGGGCTGTGCTTTATTTCCGAAGGCGCGATCCCGTTCGCCGCCAAAGACCCGTTGCGCGTGATCCCGGCCTGCATCGCCGGTGGCGCGTTGACCGGCGCCTTGTCGATGTACTTCGGCTGCGTCCTGGCGGCGCCCCATGGCGGCCTGTTTGTGTTGGTGATTCCGAATGCGATCAACCATGCGCTGTTGTATTTGCTGGCGATTGTGGCCGGCAGTCTGGTGACCGGTTTGGTCTATGCGCTGATCAAGCGGCCGGAGGCTGTGGACCTGGCTGTCGCACCGGTGTCATAA
- a CDS encoding alkaline phosphatase — MSHFDPGRRRVMQVVGAGLLLPGLAPAVIASVKDRPQLTDGVQSGDLLGDRAMVWSRSDRPARMVVEWDTRSVFSNPRRFVSPLADARSDFTARVELSGLPADQAIFYRVHFEDAQTGIASEPWFGHLRSVPQQRRDIRFVWSGDTVGQGFGINPDIGGMRIYEAMRLRLPDFFIHSGDTIYADGPVPAQLATEGGRIWRNITTEAKSKVAETLDEYRGNYRYNLLDENVRRFNAQVPQIWQWDDHEVVNNWSPSKQLDERYQTQDINALVGRARQAWLEYAPMRLQRADGGGRIYRKLSYGPLLDVFVLDMRSYRGGNDDNLGGAKPFLGREQLDWLKRELAGSKAQWKVIAADMPIGLGVPDGEVSPGVARWEAIANNDPGAPQGRELEMAELLSFLRAQQVRNHVWLTADVHYCAAHHYHPDRAAFQDFEPFWEFVAGPLNAGSFGPNALDKTFGPEVVFEKAPPAQNTSPFAGFQFFGEVNIDGQTAELSVILRDLDGVSVFEQKLQPV, encoded by the coding sequence ATGAGCCACTTCGATCCTGGCCGTCGCCGTGTGATGCAAGTCGTCGGCGCCGGCCTGTTACTGCCGGGCCTGGCCCCGGCGGTGATCGCGTCGGTCAAGGACCGGCCGCAACTCACCGATGGCGTGCAATCGGGCGACCTGCTGGGCGACCGCGCCATGGTCTGGAGCCGCAGCGACCGCCCCGCGCGGATGGTGGTGGAGTGGGACACGCGTAGCGTGTTCAGCAACCCACGTCGATTCGTCTCGCCGTTGGCCGACGCCCGCAGCGACTTCACCGCCCGCGTCGAGCTCAGCGGCCTGCCCGCCGACCAGGCGATCTTTTACCGCGTGCATTTCGAAGACGCCCAGACCGGCATCGCCAGCGAACCCTGGTTCGGGCACTTGCGCAGTGTGCCGCAGCAACGCCGCGACATTCGTTTTGTGTGGAGCGGCGACACCGTCGGCCAAGGTTTTGGCATCAACCCGGACATCGGTGGCATGCGCATCTATGAAGCCATGCGCCTGCGCCTGCCGGACTTCTTTATCCATAGCGGCGACACCATCTACGCCGACGGCCCGGTACCGGCGCAGCTTGCCACCGAAGGCGGGCGCATCTGGCGCAATATCACCACCGAGGCCAAGAGCAAGGTCGCGGAAACCCTCGATGAGTATCGCGGCAATTACCGCTACAACCTGCTGGATGAAAACGTGCGTCGCTTCAATGCCCAAGTGCCGCAGATCTGGCAGTGGGACGACCATGAAGTGGTGAATAACTGGTCGCCGAGCAAGCAGCTCGATGAGCGTTACCAGACCCAAGACATCAATGCCTTGGTCGGCCGCGCACGCCAGGCCTGGCTCGAATATGCACCGATGCGCTTGCAGCGAGCCGACGGCGGCGGGCGGATTTATCGCAAGCTCAGTTACGGCCCGTTGCTGGACGTATTCGTGCTCGACATGCGCAGCTATCGCGGCGGCAATGACGACAATCTGGGCGGCGCCAAACCCTTCCTGGGGCGTGAGCAACTGGACTGGCTCAAGCGCGAACTCGCGGGCTCGAAAGCGCAATGGAAGGTCATCGCTGCCGACATGCCCATCGGCCTGGGCGTGCCCGACGGCGAGGTGAGCCCCGGTGTGGCGCGTTGGGAGGCCATTGCCAACAACGACCCCGGCGCGCCGCAAGGTCGCGAGTTGGAAATGGCCGAGCTGCTGAGCTTTTTAAGGGCGCAACAGGTGCGCAACCACGTGTGGCTGACGGCGGATGTGCACTACTGCGCCGCGCATCACTACCACCCTGACCGTGCAGCCTTCCAGGATTTCGAACCGTTCTGGGAATTCGTCGCCGGGCCGCTGAATGCGGGAAGCTTCGGGCCCAATGCGCTGGACAAAACCTTTGGCCCTGAAGTGGTGTTCGAGAAGGCACCGCCGGCGCAGAACACCTCGCCGTTTGCCGGGTTTCAGTTTTTTGGTGAGGTGAACATTGATGGGCAGACGGCGGAGTTGAGCGTGATCTTGCGCGACCTGGATGGGGTCTCCGTGTTCGAGCAAAAACTACAGCCGGTCTGA